GACTCCCTCTCCCCGTGGTCCGATTCCCTCGCCCTCTGGTCCGACTATTCGGGCGGCTTCGCGGAGCGGGTCGTCCCCCGCGACCACATCGCGAAGATCCGCAGGGTGCAGCGGCGCTGGGCGTTCCCCAGCACCACGCTGCCAGCCGCAATTGGCGGATCCCTCGGGATGTGGGGAGGCGCGAGCATTGCAGCGTCGAGAAATCGAGCGGGGGAAGCGTCTCCGGTAGGAGGCTATGCGCTCATCTACGGAGTCGGCGCCGTCGGTGCCCTCGCAGCGATCCTAGTCGGCAACCGGATCGTCTCCGTCCGCGAGTGCCGGGTCGAGCGGCCCTGACCGAAGCGCCGGCCGGCCGCGCGAAACGAGAGCGGGCGAGACGGCTCCCACCCCGTCCCGCCCGCCTGCACGGCCCGCACTGTCGGAAACGCCGGGCCGCGCTACCCTACTCCCCCTGCGCGAGGGAGAAGCCGGGCGTGCCGTCGAAGGCGTAGAGGTTCTCCGTCTTGATCACGTCGAACCCCGCCTTCACGAGCCGCCGCTGGAGGTCGACGACCTGCTCGGGGCGGACGGTGCCGTCGGGCGCGGTGAAGCGGCAGCGCCAGTGGTCGGTCCAGAACGTCTCGGGGAGGCCGTCGGGGTAGACCTTCACGCCGCGGTTCGTGATGAGCTTGAGGGCGAGCCCGTTGCCGCCGTGCTCCTTCAGCCGCGTGCCGAGGACGTCGGGCGCGCGCCCGGCCTCGTCCCAGTCGAGGAAGACGTCGACGCCGACGAGCGTCTTCGCCTGATGCTTCGACGGCGTGACCTCGACGTGGATGCCGGTGCCGTGGTAGTGCACGGGCTCGAGGTGGCGGGGCTTCTCGCCGAGCCGCTCGATCACGGCATCGGTGAAGTGCTCGGTCGAGAGTTGCCGGTGGCTGAGGTGCGGGCGGTAGATATCTGGCGTGTGGAGGCCCGCTTCGAGCGTGGCGAGCCATGCGTTCTTGATGGTCTCGGCGATGCGCGGGAGGCCGAGGTGGACGAGCATCATCGCCGCGCCGCGCAGCAGCCCCGACGGGTTCGCCACGCCGCGCCCAGCGATGTCCGGGGCCGAGCCGTGGATGGCCTCGAACATCGCGAAGTCGCTCCCGACGTTCGCCGAGCCGGCGAGCCCGACGGAGCCCGACGCCTCGGCCGCGATGTCGGAGAGGATGTCGCCGTAGAGGTTCGGCGCGACGATGACGTCGAGCGTCTCGGAGCGCGCCGCCACGAGCGCCGCGCCGATGTCGATGATGCGGTGCTCGGCCTCGATCTCCCCATACTCGGCGGCGATCTCGTCGAAGACGCGGTGGAAGAGGCCGTCGGTGAGCTTCATGATGTTGTCCTTCGTCATGCACGTCACGCGGCGGCGGCCGTGGGCGCGGGCATACTCGAAGGCGTAGCGGACGATGGCTTCGGAGCCAGGCCGCGTGATGAGCTTGAGCGTCTGCGTGACCTCCGTCGTCTGCCGGTGCTCGATGCCGGCGTAGGTGTCCTCCTCGTTCTCGCGGATGATGACGAGGTCCATCCGCGGCTGCGCCGCCGCGACGAACGGGCTGTAGCTCTTGCACGGGCGGACGTTCGCGTACATCCCGAGCGCCTTGCGCAGCGTCACGTTGAGGCTCTTGTAGCCGCCGCCCTGCGGCGTCGTGATTGGCGCTTTGAGGAAGACGCGGTGGCGGCGGAGCACGTCCCACGCCTCGGGCGCGATGCCGGACGTGTGGCCCTGCCGGTAGACGCCCTCGCCGATGTCGATCACGTCGTAGCGGAGCGGCGCGCCGGCCGCGTCGAGGATGCGGAGCGTGGCCTCCATGATCTCCGGGCCGATGCCGTCGCCGTGCGCGACGGCAATCGGGATAGGCTGGGGGATGTCGGTCTGAGGCTCTGCGGCCGTCGGGGTGAGCGTGTCGGCGTCGGCGGCGTGGCCGTTCGTGAGATTGGTCATGGGATCGGGAGGTTGGGTTCGGGGAGGAATGAGGACGCGGGCGTGGGGAGCGCGCGGCGGGTCAGACCGGGCGGAGCTCGGCCATGAGCGCGCGCAGGTCCGTCGTGCGGGCGCGCTCTTCCACGGCGGGCCGGTGCGTCTGGTAGAGGCTGCGGCCCTGCTCGGCGTGTCGCTCGAAGAGGCCCCGGAGGGCATCGGTGCTGAGCCGACGGCCGCCGCCGTAGTAGGCCTTCGCGGCGTGGCCGAGCGCGTAGGTGGCCGCGAAGGTGAAGGCGGAGCCCGTAGCAGCGGCGGCGACGGTCTTCGCCTTCTTGCCTTTCTTCCCCTTCTTCTTGCCGCCCATCGCCTTCCCGAGCGTGGCCTGCGCGAGCCCCCCGAAGAGGCCCCGCGCGTAGGTCTCGGCCACCTGCGAGGTCAGGCCGAGCCCCACCGTCGCGAGCAGTTCCTTGGCGTGGCCCTGATCGAGTTGGTGCCCGTAGTGGAGCCCGACGCGGTACACCATCTTCGTCTGCATCGGGATGACGGCGAGGGTGGCGATCTTCTGCGGCAGGAGTTCCAGCCCGCCGTTGAGGACGGCGTAGCGGAGGATCATCCCGTCGAGCGCCGCGTCGGCGTCGTGTGCCGCGGGGATCACCTCCTCCGGGGCAGCGAGGACGAGCACACCGCTTGCCGCACCGTCGCCGGTGGCGAGCGTTCCCGTCGGGACGGCCGACCCGGTCCTCGCCGTGTGGGCGTCGGCGTCGGCCGGCGGCAGCGCGAGGGCGTCGCCCACGGCGTCGATCTCGGAGGCGGTTTCGGGGTCGAGCCCGAGCGCGTGGCGGAGGCGGTCGAGGAACGCTTGCTCGGCGGCGTCCGCACGGCCGTCCGCGTCACAGATCCCGACGGCCATTTCGTAGGCCAGCGCGCGCACGGCCGGCGTCGTGAGCCGGGCGGCCTCGTCGTCGAGGCTCGCGTGGCCGAGCAGGACGCGCTCGGTGCGCGCGGGGGAGAACCCGGCGTCGAGGCTGGCGAACACGTCGCGGAGCCGCGTGCGCTCGCGCTCGTCGTTGCGGCCGTCGGCGAAGGCGGCCATCAGGCAGAGGGTGGCGACGGCGTCGCGTTCGTTCGTCGTCATGGGTGCGGTTCGTTAGGGGTGGAGAAAACAAAAAAGGCCGACACGCGACGCCGGGGCGTCGGATGTCGGCCTACGGTCACCGCGTCCGGTCTCTGACCGTGCGCGCTGCGGGTGTGCCGTGTACGATGTCGTGCTCGGAGATCGGACCCGCCTGAGGCGCTTCCCTACTCCGAGCGGGGGGCTATACCTCGTCGAATAGCGGCTGTTCCAGCCCGAAGACGAAAACGCGCTCGCCCGTCCGCGTGCTGATGTCGGTGTGCATCGAGACGACGGGCACGCCGACTTCGGCCTCGACGAGGCGGGCGAGCGCGGCGTCGGAGCCCTCGATCAGGCGCGAGCGCACCTGCTTGATGAGCTCGACGCCGCCGGGTTCGAGGCTGAGCTGCTGCTCGGCCGTGCTCAGAATCCCCTTCATCCGCACGAGGACGAGGTCCTGCACGACGAAGGTGCGGGCTTCCCGAGGCCCGCGCCCCAGGAAGTCCCGCTCGAACTGCGTGAGCGCCGCCGTGACGGCCGCCTCGACCTGCCCTTTCGTCTTCGGTGCTGGCATGGTCCGGGTCAGTCCGCGTTGATCGTCTCGGCCGTGATCATCGAGTCCTCGAAGAACATGACCTCGCCCGTCGCCACGTCATGCATGGCGCCGACGACGATGAGCTTGCCTTCCTCGACGAGCCCGTACATCACCGGGCTCCGCTCGACCATGTTGCGGACGGTCATCTCCACGTTCTCGTGCGCGACGGCCTGCACGAACGTGGGGTTGCTCGACGTGTACGGCCCGGCCACGTCGTCGCGCACGGCGTAGACGGCCGGAGCGATGTTGGCGAGCGTGCTCGTGAGGTTGCCGAGCTCGACGTGGTCGCACGCGCCTTTCACGGCACCGCACTCGGTGTGGCCGAGGACCACGATCACCTTCGAGCCGGCCGCGGCCGTCGCGAACTCGAGCGAGCCGAGGATGTCGGTGTTGACGAAGTTGCCGGCCACGCGCGCCGAGAAGATGTCGCCGACGCCCTTGTCGAAGATGATCTCGTGGGGGACGCGGCTGTCGATGCAGCCGAGGATAGAGGCCATCGGATACTGCCCGCCGGCCGTCTGGCGGACCTGGGCGAGGAAATCACGCTCGACCGACTCACCGGCGAGGAACCGCTGGTTGCCGTCTTTGAGGAGCTGGAGCACTTCCATCGGCGTGAGCGCCGCCTGCGTCTCCGCCGTCAGCGGAGCGGTGAGGTCGCGCTCCTGCGCCGAGGCGGGCGCGGCGAGGAAGAGGACCGCGAGGGCGAGGGCAGAAAAAGAGAAAGTGGTTCGCATGAGGGTAAAGGGTGTTGGGTTGTGAAGGGTGTAGAGAACGCCGGCCGTGCCCGCCCGAGTCGGCGGGCGGCCGGTTTGTGGGAGATCAAGCGGCCGGCTCCGCCTCGAGCCGTCGGCCGGGCGCCGCCGCGGTCGCGGTCGGCGGGGCGGACCGCACGAGGAGCACCCAGCCGATAAGGCCGGAGATGAGCGAGCCTACGAGGATGCCGAGCTTGGCGCTGTCGAGCAGCGCCGCCTGGCCGGGGAAGGCTAGCGTCGCGATGAAAATCGACATCGTGAAGCCGATGCCGCAGAGCGCGCTGATGCCGACGACCTGCCGCCACGTCGCGCCCGCCGGGAGCGTCGCGAGGCCGCTCTTGACGGCGATCCACGCGCAGAGCGTGATCCCGATCGGCTTGCCGACGACGAGGCCGAGCACGATGCCGAGCGTCACCGGGCTCGCGAAGAGCTCGGCGAACCCGCCCGTGACGGCGACGCCAGCGTTCGCGAGCGCGAAAATCGGGATGATGAAGAAGGCGACGGGCTTGTGGAGGCCGTGCTCCAGCCGCGCGAGCGGCGTCTCCGCCGCCTCGCAGGCGTTCTCGAGCGCGAAGATCGCGTTCTGCTGCTGGAGCGTCGGCTCGGCCTCGCCCGGCTGCACGTCCTCGGCGAACGAGCGGAGGTACTCCCGCGCGCGGTCGAGGAAGTCCGGCGCGTCGAGCCGCCGGTGGACGGGGATCGTGAGGGCGAGGAGCACGCCGGCGACGGTCGCGTGGACGCCCGACTTCAGGAACGCCAGCCACAGCCCGAGCCCGAGGATCATGTACACCGCCGTCTTCATCACGCCGAGCCGGTTGAGCACGACGAGCGCGGCGAGGAAGCCGCCCGCCCACATCAGCGCGACGGTCGACACCTCGGCCGTGTAAAAGAGCGCGATGACGAGCACGGCGCCGAGATCGTCGACGATCGCGAGCGCGGTGAGGAACACCTTGAGCGCGAGCGGGACGCGGGGGCCGAGGAGCGCGAGCACGCCGAGCGCGAACGCGATGTCCGTCGCCATCGGAATCCCCCAGCCGCTGATGCCGACGCCACCCGCGTTGAGCAGGACGTAGGCGAGCGCGGGCACGGCCATCCCGCCGAACGCGGCGGCCACGGCGAGCGCGGCGCTCTTCGGGTTCGACAGCTCGCCGCCGAGCACTTCGCGCTTGATCTCCAGCCCGACGAGCAGGAAGAAAATCGCCATGAGCCCGTCGTTGATCCACAGCAGCAGCGCTTTCGAGATCACGAACGAGCCCGCGCCGACCGTCACGGTCGTCTGCCACACGTCGAAGTACGACGCGGCGAACGGGCTGTTGGCCCACGCGAAGGCGACGACGGCGCAGACCAACAGCAGGATGCCGCCGGCGGCCTCGGCGCGGAAGAACGCCTGCAGCGGCCCGATGATCGGGTGGGAGGACTTAGGGGACAATGGAGTAGCCATATCGATACAGGAGAGCGTCGGGAGGAAGGGACGTTAGTTGCGGCTCGGAGCGAGGTCGGGCGGCGCGTCGAGCAGGCGGCGGCGTGGGGCGTCGAGGACGAGCCGGCGCAGCGCGGCCGCGTCGGAGGCGGCGAGCCAGCGCCGCTCGAAGTCGCCGGACTGCACGACCTGGGCGATCGCCGAGAGCGTGCGGAGGTGGCGCGAGCGGGCGTCCGGCGCGGCGACGATCACGAACGCCGCACGGACCGGCTCCTCGTGGTTCGGGAAGAGGATGCCCTCGCGGCAGCGGACGACGGCGAGGACGAAGGTCCCGCGCCCGCTCATGCGGACGTGCGGGATCGCGAGGCCCGGCAGGATGACCGTGCTGTTCGTCGTCTCCCGGCTGATGAGCCGCTCCATCAGCCGCTCCGGCTTGGTCCCGACGGCTGGTGCTAGCTCGCCAGACACGACCTTCGCGAAGTCGGCGATCGAGAGCGGGCCGTCGAGGTCGAGCACCGGCGCCTCGGCGATGAGACGGTGGAAATCGTCGAGCGGCTCGGCGTGGTGGCGGAGGACGTAGACGGCGTCGCCGGGGCGGAGCGCGCCGCCGCTGTGGGCGGGCGCGGCCACGCCGCCGCGGACAACGACGAGCGGGAGCCAGTCTTTCCCCTGTGCGGTGGCGAGCGCGGCCAGCGTCGTCGCTTCTTCGACGGCGTGCGGCTCCACGGCCGTCTCGCCCCCGGCGATGCGGAGGTCCCACGCATCGATCCGTGTCGGCCCGCCGAAGAGGGTCTGCGCGCCGAGGTGGGCGGCGAGCTCGTCGTGCGGCGTCCGCGCCTCGTTCCGGTCGAGGACGTAGATGTCCGGCACGGCGAACGTCTCGCGGGCGAGGCGGGCCGCGAGGACGTCGACCTCGGGGTTCCGCGTGAGGGCGACGAGGGCGCCGGCGTGGGCGGCCTCGGCCTGGCTCAGCACGCGCTCGTCGAGGGCGCTGCCGCGGATCGCGCGGAGCCCCTCGCGCTCGGCGGCGGCGACGTGGGCCGCGCTGCTGTCCACGATCCGCACGTCGGCGCCGTGCTCGCCGAGGACGCGGGCCAGCAGCCGCGCCGTCGGCCCGCCGCCGACGATGACGGTCCCGCTCCGCTCCTCGCGCGAGCGCTCGAGCTCGCCGCGCCCGCGCAGCCACGCCACGCCCCACTTCAGCGTCACGGGCACGAGCGCCGTCGTCGCGATCGCCATGAAGACGAGGACGGAGAAGATGTCCTGCGAGATGAGCCCCATCGAGAGCGCGATCTGTGCGACGATGATCTCGACCGCGCCGCGCCCGTTCATCCCGAGCCCGATCGTCGTCCCCTCACGCCAGCCGTGGCCCGTCGGCAGATAAAACAGCGCGGTCCCGACGACTTTCCCAACGGACGCGAGCCCGACAAGCCCGAGCAGGAGGACGAGGTCCGTCCGGAAGATGTCGAGCGAGACGGCGAACCCGGCCGTCACGAAAAAGACGGGCGCGAGGAAGCCGATCGACACGTCGCGGACGACGTGCATGATCTCTTGGGATAGCGAGCGGCCGAGCACGCTCTCTCGCAGGAAGAGCCCGGCGAGGAACGCCCCGAGGATGCCGTGCATCCCGGCGAGGTGCGCGCCCTCGGCGTAGGCCAGCATCACGAGGAGGATGGCGGTGAACTTCGCCGTCCGGCTCGGCACGCGCTCCAGCCAGCGCCCGAGCGTGGGCAGCACTTTGAGCCCGACGAGCACGGCGAGCGCGAAGTAGCCCACGGCCCCGACGAGCACGGTCGCCAGCCGCTCCACCTCGAACGTCCCGCTCTCCGCCACGCCGAGCACGACGGCGAAGAGCACGAGCGAGACGGTGTCGGCGACGAGCGCGCCCGCCATCATCACGTGTGCGATCCGCGTGTCGAGCAAGTGCAAATCGACGAGGATGCGCGACTTCGTGGCGAGGCTCGTCACGCCCGCCGCGAGCCCGACGAACACGCCCGCGATCGGTGGGAAGCCGAGGGCGACGACGAGGAGGTAGCACAGCACGAACGGCGTGATGAACCCGCCGACCGCCGCCAGAATCCCCCCTTTCGACGCCCGTCCCAGCTCGCCCGGGTCGATCTCCATCCCGATGTAGAGCATCATCAGCAAGATGCCCACCTCCGCGATCACCGCGAGCGCCTCGCCCCCCTGCAGCAGCCCGAGGAGGGGCGGCCCGAGGGCGATACCGGCGAGCAGCTCCCCGAGCACGGCGGGGTAGCCGAGCCGGCTGGCGATGAGGCCGGCGAGCCAGGCGACGACGAGGACGGCGAGGAGGTTCAGCAGGCTGAGTTCCATGGTACGCGGTGAGTGGGAGGGGTAAATCCGGCCGGGGACCTCCGACCGACGCGTAGCCCGCCCAAACGTCGGGGCAGGGAGCCTCGCCGCACCTCAGCGGCGAGAGGGCGTCCTCGTCCATGTACGGCGAGGAGGCCGAGCTAGGAAGCTAGCGGCTACGCAGACAGCGTAGCGTGTTCCAACGGCGTGCAACGCATCGCGAGCCACGCCATGCGCCCGCACACGGGGCGCAGCGTCGGAGGGAGCGGGATGTAGCAGTGCACGGTCATAGGGAGAACCCCGATGCGGGGTGGGTGATGGCTCGTGCACGCCCCCCGCCCGCGCCCGGTTGCAGCGCGAAGGTTATGTGAAGCCGATTTCACAGCCTCCACCCGGGCCGCTCCGGCTTTACCCCGCGAGCCGCAGCCGGACTTCGCCGAGGGAGTCCGGCGTCGCGACGAGCGTGACCTCGTCGCCGAGGTGGAGCACGGTGTGCCCGCTCGGCACGACGGCGCTCCCGTTCCGGCTGACTTCGAGGAACAGCACGTCGAGCGGGAGGCGGAGGTCGCGCAGCGGCACGCCGTCGAGGTCGGCGTTCGAGACGCGGAACTGCACGACGAGGCGGCCCGGCGCGCGGCGCAGCAAGAGCGCGGCCGACTGCGGCGCGCGGACGGCCTGCTCCAGCAGCGTCACCATCGCCGACGCCGGATCGACGACGAAGGCGCCGAGCTCCTCGAAGGCGCGCTCGTGGCGGCGGCCGGCGGGGCGGACGATCAGCCGCTCGATCCCGCGCCGCTCGTACGCGAAGCGGAGCGCGCGGAGGTTCGCCCCGTCGTCCGGCAGCAGCGTCACGACGGCGGCGGTCTCCTCGGTGATGAGGTCTTCGAGCACGGCCTCGTCCACGGCTGGGATGTGGCGCTCGTCGACGTCCTCGGCCGCGAGGCGCCGGACGTGCTCGGCGTCGGGGTCGGCCATGATCACGTTCCAGCCCTGCCGGCCGAGCGAGCGCGCGAGCGCGACGGACTGCCCCTCCACGCCGAGGATGAGCACGCCGCGCGCCTCGTCGCCGGGCATGCCGCCGGGCAGGTGCGTCTCGCCGACGCGCTTGAGCACGGACTTCAGGAAGATCGGCCCGAACACCTCGTTGAGCACGACGACGGAGATGATGAGCGTGGCGAAGGCGTTGCCGAGCTCGGGGAACTGCACGGCCACCTCGCGCGCGAGCCCGAGCGCGATGCCCGCCTGCGTGATGTACGCCATCCACCCGAATCGCCGCACGACGGAGGGCTCGCCCGCGAGCGCCGCCCCCGCCGCCGCGCCGACCCCGATCCCGAGCATCCGCACGCCGAAGAGCACGGCCGCGATCGGCAGCGTCGCCCACAGCAGGTCGAGCTTGAGCGCGAGCCCGGTAATCGTGAAGAACGCGACGTAGACGACCGGCCCGACGTCGTGGAGGATCCGGTCGAACTCGTCGCGGAAGCGCGAGAAGTTGGTGACGAGGAAGCCGCCGATCATCGCGATGAGGAGCGGCTCGATGTAGATCTCGAACCCGAGCCGCGCCGTGCTCTCCGTCTTCACCCAGCCCGCGAGCGCATAGATCCCGTACCCGATCCCGAGCACGAGCGCCGTCTTGACGAGGGCCGGCCACCGCTTCCCGAGCACGGCCTTGAGGAGCTGCCCCACGACCCAGCCGAGCCCGACCGCGAGCCCCAGATCCAGCACGAGGAGCGCGGCGAACGCCGGGCTGAGCGGCTCGCCCGTGAGGAGCGCGCCCGCCAGCGACGTCGCCACGGCGAAGAGCACGATGATGACCACATCCATCAGCACGGTCACGCCGAGGGCCGTCCGCGTGAACGCCCCCCGCGCGCGGACCTCCTTGATGACGGCGATCGTTGAGGGCGGCGAGAGGGCGAGGAGGACGGCCGCGCCGAGGAGCGCCGTGGCGAGCCGCGCCGCCGGCGCCCAGTCGGCCGTGAACGGGAGCAGCGCCGTGAGGAGGTAGACCGCGACGGCGACGAGTACGAACGTCACCGCGAGGATGCCGCCCGCGCTGAAGAGGATGGGCCGG
The sequence above is a segment of the Rhodothermales bacterium genome. Coding sequences within it:
- a CDS encoding NADP-dependent isocitrate dehydrogenase, yielding MTNLTNGHAADADTLTPTAAEPQTDIPQPIPIAVAHGDGIGPEIMEATLRILDAAGAPLRYDVIDIGEGVYRQGHTSGIAPEAWDVLRRHRVFLKAPITTPQGGGYKSLNVTLRKALGMYANVRPCKSYSPFVAAAQPRMDLVIIRENEEDTYAGIEHRQTTEVTQTLKLITRPGSEAIVRYAFEYARAHGRRRVTCMTKDNIMKLTDGLFHRVFDEIAAEYGEIEAEHRIIDIGAALVAARSETLDVIVAPNLYGDILSDIAAEASGSVGLAGSANVGSDFAMFEAIHGSAPDIAGRGVANPSGLLRGAAMMLVHLGLPRIAETIKNAWLATLEAGLHTPDIYRPHLSHRQLSTEHFTDAVIERLGEKPRHLEPVHYHGTGIHVEVTPSKHQAKTLVGVDVFLDWDEAGRAPDVLGTRLKEHGGNGLALKLITNRGVKVYPDGLPETFWTDHWRCRFTAPDGTVRPEQVVDLQRRLVKAGFDVIKTENLYAFDGTPGFSLAQGE
- a CDS encoding tellurite resistance TerB family protein is translated as MTTNERDAVATLCLMAAFADGRNDERERTRLRDVFASLDAGFSPARTERVLLGHASLDDEAARLTTPAVRALAYEMAVGICDADGRADAAEQAFLDRLRHALGLDPETASEIDAVGDALALPPADADAHTARTGSAVPTGTLATGDGAASGVLVLAAPEEVIPAAHDADAALDGMILRYAVLNGGLELLPQKIATLAVIPMQTKMVYRVGLHYGHQLDQGHAKELLATVGLGLTSQVAETYARGLFGGLAQATLGKAMGGKKKGKKGKKAKTVAAAATGSAFTFAATYALGHAAKAYYGGGRRLSTDALRGLFERHAEQGRSLYQTHRPAVEERARTTDLRALMAELRPV
- a CDS encoding DUF2294 domain-containing protein; protein product: MPAPKTKGQVEAAVTAALTQFERDFLGRGPREARTFVVQDLVLVRMKGILSTAEQQLSLEPGGVELIKQVRSRLIEGSDAALARLVEAEVGVPVVSMHTDISTRTGERVFVFGLEQPLFDEV
- a CDS encoding carbonic anhydrase family protein, which produces MRTTFSFSALALAVLFLAAPASAQERDLTAPLTAETQAALTPMEVLQLLKDGNQRFLAGESVERDFLAQVRQTAGGQYPMASILGCIDSRVPHEIIFDKGVGDIFSARVAGNFVNTDILGSLEFATAAAGSKVIVVLGHTECGAVKGACDHVELGNLTSTLANIAPAVYAVRDDVAGPYTSSNPTFVQAVAHENVEMTVRNMVERSPVMYGLVEEGKLIVVGAMHDVATGEVMFFEDSMITAETINAD
- the nhaA gene encoding Na+/H+ antiporter NhaA, producing MATPLSPKSSHPIIGPLQAFFRAEAAGGILLLVCAVVAFAWANSPFAASYFDVWQTTVTVGAGSFVISKALLLWINDGLMAIFFLLVGLEIKREVLGGELSNPKSAALAVAAAFGGMAVPALAYVLLNAGGVGISGWGIPMATDIAFALGVLALLGPRVPLALKVFLTALAIVDDLGAVLVIALFYTAEVSTVALMWAGGFLAALVVLNRLGVMKTAVYMILGLGLWLAFLKSGVHATVAGVLLALTIPVHRRLDAPDFLDRAREYLRSFAEDVQPGEAEPTLQQQNAIFALENACEAAETPLARLEHGLHKPVAFFIIPIFALANAGVAVTGGFAELFASPVTLGIVLGLVVGKPIGITLCAWIAVKSGLATLPAGATWRQVVGISALCGIGFTMSIFIATLAFPGQAALLDSAKLGILVGSLISGLIGWVLLVRSAPPTATAAAPGRRLEAEPAA
- a CDS encoding cation:proton antiporter, whose protein sequence is MELSLLNLLAVLVVAWLAGLIASRLGYPAVLGELLAGIALGPPLLGLLQGGEALAVIAEVGILLMMLYIGMEIDPGELGRASKGGILAAVGGFITPFVLCYLLVVALGFPPIAGVFVGLAAGVTSLATKSRILVDLHLLDTRIAHVMMAGALVADTVSLVLFAVVLGVAESGTFEVERLATVLVGAVGYFALAVLVGLKVLPTLGRWLERVPSRTAKFTAILLVMLAYAEGAHLAGMHGILGAFLAGLFLRESVLGRSLSQEIMHVVRDVSIGFLAPVFFVTAGFAVSLDIFRTDLVLLLGLVGLASVGKVVGTALFYLPTGHGWREGTTIGLGMNGRGAVEIIVAQIALSMGLISQDIFSVLVFMAIATTALVPVTLKWGVAWLRGRGELERSREERSGTVIVGGGPTARLLARVLGEHGADVRIVDSSAAHVAAAEREGLRAIRGSALDERVLSQAEAAHAGALVALTRNPEVDVLAARLARETFAVPDIYVLDRNEARTPHDELAAHLGAQTLFGGPTRIDAWDLRIAGGETAVEPHAVEEATTLAALATAQGKDWLPLVVVRGGVAAPAHSGGALRPGDAVYVLRHHAEPLDDFHRLIAEAPVLDLDGPLSIADFAKVVSGELAPAVGTKPERLMERLISRETTNSTVILPGLAIPHVRMSGRGTFVLAVVRCREGILFPNHEEPVRAAFVIVAAPDARSRHLRTLSAIAQVVQSGDFERRWLAASDAAALRRLVLDAPRRRLLDAPPDLAPSRN
- a CDS encoding cation:proton antiporter is translated as MQTLEYTIAFAVICLASALIGQGFKWLRLPTITGYLFAGALVGTFGLDFLPSSAAESLRFVDEIALAVIAFVAGSELYLKELRQRLRPILFSAGGILAVTFVLVAVAVYLLTALLPFTADWAPAARLATALLGAAVLLALSPPSTIAVIKEVRARGAFTRTALGVTVLMDVVIIVLFAVATSLAGALLTGEPLSPAFAALLVLDLGLAVGLGWVVGQLLKAVLGKRWPALVKTALVLGIGYGIYALAGWVKTESTARLGFEIYIEPLLIAMIGGFLVTNFSRFRDEFDRILHDVGPVVYVAFFTITGLALKLDLLWATLPIAAVLFGVRMLGIGVGAAAGAALAGEPSVVRRFGWMAYITQAGIALGLAREVAVQFPELGNAFATLIISVVVLNEVFGPIFLKSVLKRVGETHLPGGMPGDEARGVLILGVEGQSVALARSLGRQGWNVIMADPDAEHVRRLAAEDVDERHIPAVDEAVLEDLITEETAAVVTLLPDDGANLRALRFAYERRGIERLIVRPAGRRHERAFEELGAFVVDPASAMVTLLEQAVRAPQSAALLLRRAPGRLVVQFRVSNADLDGVPLRDLRLPLDVLFLEVSRNGSAVVPSGHTVLHLGDEVTLVATPDSLGEVRLRLAG